The genomic segment GTGGCCaaggggaaagagaaaaaagaaatgtgCATAAACACATCTACAGGCTGGCTCaaacaaaaaattaaaaacaaaaacaatactcTCGGTACGGTAGTAGCAAGtgggcatccatccatccatcacgaTTGGCCGGTGGGTGGGTTTGCGATGAGAGCAGCTGTCAACAATgcagggagaggatggagggatgcagccagccagccagccagccagggagagagggggagatagagagatggcgGGACAGAGGGAGGGCAATCTGCCAAAGAATGCCTTCCCCTCCAGTAGAGAGTGCCACACATACCTCCGCCGTTGCAACGGcccttatacacacacagagaggcaatcTCTTCTTTGCTTTCAGTGTGTCCTGTGGTCCTCGCCTGTCGCCTGTGCTGTGTTACAGTGTATGCTAGTATTGTTTCagatccctccctccattcctcttgcctgtcatctctctctctcccccttttcactCCTCATTGCTCGTGTCCATCACTCCATCATCTCTTCATCTCATCTAACTCTCGCTATCGCTCGTGTCCAtcacccctcctccttctcccccccttCCTGTTTCTCAGGCGTTGATGGCCCTCCAGCGGTCGCTGTCGATGCTGTTGATGCTGCCCACGCCGTAGGGCCCCGAGGCCACATCGTCCAGGTAGGCCCCCGTGGAGCCGTCGATCTGCGTACTGGAGAAGGAGCTGTGGTCCAGGTCCTTGCGGCTCATGCCTGACGACGTGTGCGGCAGGTGCACGTCCGTCTCCTCCGGCTCGTCGATCTGCGACTTGTAGGAGAAGAGGATCTTGGGCTCCGAGCTGGGGGAGGGAGTCGGGGGATAAGGAAAGAGTTGTAGAAGAGTTTGGGGAGAGGGTGTGGGGGGGAAAGGTTGAAGAAGGGTTAAGAAATAGTTGAAGGTTTTGAGGTGGAGATACAAAAAGAGTTGGAAAAAATTAGTTGGAACAGGGTTTGGAGAAGGTTTGGGAGAAGTATTGGgaaaaggattgggaaatgaattGAGAAAAGGGTTGCAAAATGTTCGGAAAGGGTTGCAAAAGGTTGCAAGTCAAGGGGATTCAGACAGggtagaggaggaaaaaaacacaataaagaAAAGATGGATGAGCTGATGACCAAATGTGCCTAGTGGTAAAAACAAATTCCAACCATTAGCCAGACATGCTTGAAAAGCTTAGCAAATGTTAGCCACTGTGGCCATTCCCAAGGAATCTTATTTCATGACCAAAACTCAAGTGTATTTATATGGAACTGTAATGATGAGCTATGATCTCGCTCCTGATATCCAATATCTAATATTCCTGCTTTTTATTACAAAGCCAATATGCTGACAGGCTGTGGTTGGTACTGTACTGTCTgcggtggaagagaagagaagagaagagaagagaagaaaagaaaagaaaagaaaagaaaagaaaagaaaagaaaagaaaagaaaggagaagagaagaaaagagaggtgaagagaagagaagagaagagaagagaagagaagagaagagaagagaagagaagagaagagaagagaagagaagaggagagaagaggagaggagagatacagagaagagaaaagatgagaggagaagagaaaagagaagagaacagaagaaaagataagagaggtgaagagaagagataagagaggtgaagagaatagataggaggagaagaaaagaaaagagaagagaagaaaagactgCGGTGTTGTTCTGCCATTTCTACTCACCCGAAGAAACCCTTGAGGAATGCGacgtagatgagaggagagaagacggagAAGTAGAGGAATGTGGTCACGTCCACACAGCTGGGGAAGACAAAacaaatggacagagagagagagagagagagagagagagagagagagagagagagagagagagagagagagagagagagagagagagagagagagagagagagagagagaatccaataAGCCTTCAATATGACATGACCTGCGTTGTAACAGGAAAATAAATGAAAGCagatgacattgtgtgtgtgtgtgtgtgtgtgtgtgtgtgtgtgtgtgtgtgtgtgtgtgtgtgtgtgtgtgtgtgtgtgtgtgtgtgtgtgcgcgcgcgcgcacgctaaAGGGAGGAGATGCAGGCATATTGAATTGTAGGGCCTCGGAGTCAAAGTGAAAAACTGCCATGGGGTTAACAAGAGATACATTTCTTCCCAGAGAAAGTTTGGGTGAGCTATGCACCTGCCACCGCTGCCTCCCCTCCTAAATATCAACCAACATGTGCATGTGCTTCAAGGTCCACCGCGCTCTAAGCCTTATCTACCTCAGATATACGAGGCAATATtataaatacagtgtgtgtgatgaACGAGGCGAGGAGGGAGCTGGCATAGGGGCAGACTGCCAAACCCTCCCAGAGTCATGGAGTAACCAGTGCAGGTgcaacctagcctgattatcatcgaatttcaaatctctttcagacttggtctgaccaagagcatgacaattaacgtttccaaaacggcatggttgacccgccccaCCAAGATTTGCTACTGGTGGACAGGTGtcggacaaagtgggtggagtttccaatTTCTTGGGAGATCAAAAACGATATTTACGTTGCTCTTAgcttgactagaagcaacagAGAAGATGTTGcaccactaggagggcatggcctgagaaaaaaagacctatGTTGTAAACCATGTCATGTTGGGCAAATGCATGTCCATCTGCAGCCTTAAAACACATGTGCATTTTTGAGGCAGCAGGTGGAAAAGTTAAACCGACTTAAATTGTACAccgacacatacaaaacacaataGTACACAGCAGCACCACTGCAGGCACCACTGTGTCTTTACCCCCTTTATTTAACCTTCATGTAATCAGAATTTACCCATATTACTTCTCTCCTCTGCTATAGCCCCAATTTTAAaacataaaacattttttttactataATATGAATCTTACATACAGAACAGTAGAACCCGATCTGTAGACAAAAGATCATGCCACACATAAACTTAGGTCTATTATTTTTTTACCAGAGTCCTTCAATGATGTTGGCACACAGTAGGGCGCTGCCAAGACCCTGCACCAGGTTGAGGGCAGCCAAGATGCCAGCATACACGTAGAAACTCTTCTTGGCTGAGGGTGGACAGGGAACAAACAGAGGGAGTGAGATTATCTTCCAGGATGAAAAAGGTTAGTATTATTCTCTGACTATAActttgtaaaatgtaaaatgatcAAATGATCTGTGGAAGACTTTTCATTGTCATGATTTGTTGGGTATGTGGGGGAAATAACAGAATGATCTCATCATCTAACTGACGATTTCAgttgctatttttatttttatcgtCTGCACGCCAAGTCAGTTGCTATTCATTGTGTGTGGGTCTCTATTTTGAGGCTTTTGTCATCACACTCACATGGTAAGTATATTCTTTCCCTGATCTTGGTTTTCGGAAGGATGACGATCAAAGAATAAACCTGGAAGAAAGTGAAATATCATCATTAGCAATACACAAAACTGATATTATTAGCAATAAACAAAAATGATATACAAATCAAAACATTTAGACATGCAGACTCAACTACATTAGTAACAACGGCATACTGTTGGGAGTCTTAACTTGAATTCTATTGGCTAATTACCAGGAAGAAGAAGCAGGAGCTGGCCAACCAGAAGTGGCGCCCTCCGTGCCCGTAGATATTGAAGTCCTCAGCTGAGAGATGTTCATCTGGATAAAGAATCTCCAATGTTCCCTGAAGGACAAATTTAAATACCACAACAAACTCATGACTCAgtatgtttattatttatttccaaCCAGCATGTTTATTTATGCCAGTTTACACAACTGAAGGGAATTTCCAGACTTGCATGTGTCCCTCATGTGTCCCTGTACCTGTGTGATGGAGTAACCCAGAGCCAAGACAGCCGTAATGGCCAGCACACGCTTGATGCTGGACTTGCTCTCAAGATGACCTGCAACAGAAATAGGATATGTgttgataaaaaaacacacaacaatcCACATGTTTTCCCATATTGTATTTGTATATGTAATGTATATCTCAGGGTATATATCTGTTATTGCAGAGTCCACATTTTTGGTGCAAATAGAAACTGTTCAGCCATGATTCATTTGTAAATGGGAAACTCCCAAGTCGTACCGAATGCCAGTCCTAATATGATTACACTCAGCTCAATGGCCAGCAGGAAGAAGCGTGTTATCTCCCACAgcacctgaggagaggagaggagaggagaggagaggagaggagaggattattAGATTGACAAGGCAGTTCATTTTCACACTCATCCTCACTGAAGCATGTTTGGGTGGACGGCTGCTTGATATCTGACTGGCTGTCTGAGCCGTCTACCCACCCACACTGTATTCTTTAACTCTGCACAGCACTTTAAGTAAATTTGCACCAAATGAGTTCTCCCTACTATACAGCCTGACAAActccagccagtgttgccagattgggcggttactcgcccaattgggctgcttggaatggccgtctgcggataaaaacgggaaaaatcagccatttggcgtttttttctgtagtttcatgtccatagaaatcaatgcaaatgtattgttgaaattgggcggaatttagcgcctcttggcggTTTTTTAGCACCtcttgggcaggatttgatcagacagaTCTGGCAACATTGTCTCCAGCCCAATGAGTCAGTGTGCAGTTAGGAACTGTGTAGCTGGTTGTTCCTCACGCGGCTAGCCAGCCCAGCAGACACATGGGACCATCGCACACATGCTTATAATACAACTGGCAACAGCCAATCAGATGAGTCAGTGAGTCACTCCCTATTCAGACTTGGCAACAACACGGCAAAAAGTTGCTGTTAAAGCCCATATGAGTTTCTATTAGCATTCGCTGTTGACCATTTGTCAAGACGTCCAAGCGAGTCAGCATGGCATAaacatagcctgggcgaaagccgactgttgactccgtcaaacagtctggtgaaagctaagaccaatctgtctccgtggagggtgacagatggtctgatcttactctgccattttaattca from the Engraulis encrasicolus isolate BLACKSEA-1 chromosome 14, IST_EnEncr_1.0, whole genome shotgun sequence genome contains:
- the tpra1 gene encoding transmembrane protein adipocyte-associated 1 homolog, translating into MMLDTGAEAVRFAVYGNVTVIPTPENTSTAPTWSEANVTKPHRCLLVLYEDIGTSKVRYWDLLLLVPNVAFFMFLLWKLPSARAKIRVTSSPIFITFYILVFVVAAVGITRAIVSMTVSASSAATVVDKVLWEITRFFLLAIELSVIILGLAFGHLESKSSIKRVLAITAVLALGYSITQGTLEILYPDEHLSAEDFNIYGHGGRHFWLASSCFFFLVYSLIVILPKTKIRERIYLPSKKSFYVYAGILAALNLVQGLGSALLCANIIEGLCCVDVTTFLYFSVFSPLIYVAFLKGFFGSEPKILFSYKSQIDEPEETDVHLPHTSSGMSRKDLDHSSFSSTQIDGSTGAYLDDVASGPYGVGSINSIDSDRWRAINA